From the Arctopsyche grandis isolate Sample6627 chromosome 11, ASM5162203v2, whole genome shotgun sequence genome, one window contains:
- the LOC143918932 gene encoding ras-related protein Rab-27A-like has protein sequence MEYDYLIKFLAVGDSGVGKTSFLYQYTDGTFNSRFISTVGIDFREKTVIYQLNGRNHKIHLQLWDTAGQERFRSLTTAFYRDAMGFLLLFDLTNELSFLEVRNWIEQLKTHSLTSAPDIVLCGHKCDISDKRVISEERARKFANDHQLSYLETSAATGQNVARAIELLLDKIMYRMENSVEYAMTCSAGKSQIIQNLKANQTKKSNLSCNC, from the exons ATGGAATATGATTATCTGATAAAATTTTTGGCTGTGGGCGATTCCGGTGTTGGAAAAACAAGTTTCTTGTATCAATATACTGACGGAACATTTAACTCACGTTTCATATCTACTGTTGGAATCGATTTTAGAGAAAAAACTGTC ATTTATCAACTTAATGGTAGAAATCACAAGATTCATTTACAATTATGGGATACAGCAGGACAAGAAAG ATTTCGCAGTTTAACCACAGCTTTTTATAGAGATGCGATGGGATTTTTACTGTTGTTTGATTTAACAAACGAATTGTCATTTTTAGAAGTAAGAAACTGGATCGAGCAACTTAAA acGCATTCATTAACATCTGCTCCTGATATAGTCCTTTGTGgtcacaaatgtgatatttccgACAAACGGGTGATAAGCGAAGAAAGAGCAAGAAAATTTGCAAATGATCATCAATTATCTTATTTAGAAACGAGCGCAGCAACTGGTCAAAATGTAGCCCGAGCCATTGAGTTGTTGTTGGataaaattatgtatag aatgGAAAACTCTGTTGAATACGCCATGACATGCTCAGCAGGAAAAtctcaaataatacaaaatttgaaaGCGAATCAAACGAAAAAATCCAATTTATCCTGCAATTGCTAA
- the Vps51 gene encoding vacuolar protein sorting 51, protein MASAEDEAFNIDGNSFNSDLYLSKLLKEGNLKQIMEKECEIVRESQYLHSEMQTLVYENYNKFISATDTVRKMRKDFKNMQAEMERLNANMEKITQFSGTISDSLKDSRGAVDKLCETGQLLRKLQFLFLLPSRLNESIAKGLYSDAVSDYLHAQRVLERYGSQPSFQGIQKECEEIVNQLITLLKERLATHDATAAQLAESVCLLVQLQGSDEALNEKFLCSSEPRLLNHLETLKDTNNCSDLLEWVERGNSGLLADLCIVVSSYNEMFLATANSDSVIQNLNHFTENIMLKYLELAKVQFESNAIKSGTEILVRSLDKFYRRLQAINQQIHGNDYANEAADIVMTVILSKGQNYFNMIKAQFWERLVSIRQSIASKTSGDLKEMLSSLQVFIMEKVQASLQDLMIFLQSGLSFSFKPACVNCVVKACIDLVSDTITDLVSVVKGFCVLQATNNSTPAQLLLILSKLCYELQNSGINCLLSQGNTLLDKASHLAESVCIPDSLGINLCKHAGEGAQTLLDSYVNHVGLKVSQMLRVSVLSREWIRVPEPRGVRAVARRVLEALAAAEQDALQLYDSGTTTRQSSDSSRRTHSLSASKLPYRSNWSNGVLDSSLASNINKLFSEKIEIFSPVEPTKVSIMTGIVKISLKTFLECVRLRTYSRYGLQQMQVDIHYLQLYLWQYVHDENLVHILLDEVLGSVINRCIDPRLMEPSVVEIICERG, encoded by the coding sequence ATGGCTAGTGCTGAAGATGAGGCTTTTAATATCGATGGAAACAGTTTCAACTCAGACCTATACCTTTCCAAGTTACTTAAAGAAGGtaatttaaagcaaatcatGGAAAAGGAATGCGAAATTGTACGAGAAAGTCAATATTTACATTCTGAAATGCAAACATTAGTATACGAAAACTACAACAAGTTCATTTCGGCCACCGATACCGTAAGAAAAATGAGAAAAGATTTCAAAAACATGCAGGCAGAAATGGAGCGTTTGAATgcgaatatggaaaaaataacaCAGTTCAGTGGAACCATATCGGACTCTTTGAAAGACAGCAGAGGAGCCGTCGACAAACTGTGTGAAACTGGTCAGCTATTACGCAAATTACAATTCTTATTCCTCCTGCCATCTCGCCTAAACGAATCGATAGCCAAAGGATTATATTCGGACGCAGTGAGCGATTATCTTCATGCTCAGCGCGTTCTTGAACGATACGGAAGCCAACCATCATTTCAAGGGATTCAGAAAGAATGCGAGGAAATAGTCAATCAACTCATCACACTATTGAAAGAAAGATTGGCCACCCATGATGCAACGGCTGCTCAACTAGCCGAAAGCGTTTGTCTTCTAGTTCAATTACAAGGATCTGACGAAGCACTCAATGAAAAATTTCTTTGCTCTTCCGAACCCAGGCTTTTGAATCATTTAGAAACTTTAAAAGATACAAACAATTGCTCTGATTTATTAGAATGGGTGGAAAGGGGGAATTCCGGTTTACTGGCCGATCTTTGTATTGTGGTGTCGTCATATAATGAGATGTTTCTAGCGACAGCAAACAGCGATAGTGTTATCCAAAATCTCAATCACTTCACAGAAAATATCatgttgaaatatttggaattggCTAAAGTTCAATTCGAATCTAATGCTATTAAAAGCGGGACTGAAATATTGGTCCGAAGTTTAGATAAATTCTATCGTAGACTTCAAGCAATAAACCAACAAATACACGGAAACGATTATGCTAACGAAGCCGCTGATATAGTCATGACTGTAATTTTAAGCAAAGGACAAAACTATTTCAACATGATTAAAGCTCAATTCTGGGAACGACTGGTCAGCATAAGGCAAAGCATAGCCAGTAAAACGAGCGGCGATCTAAAAGAAATGCTAAGTTCACTGCAAGTCTTCATTATGGAAAAGGTTCAAGCCTCGCTTCAAGATCTgatgatatttttgcaaagcGGTCTCTCCTTCAGCTTCAAACCTGCATGCGTCAATTGCGTAGTCAAAGCTTGCATCGATCTAGTATCGGACACTATAACCGATTTAGTAAGCGTAGTAAAAGGCTTTTGCGTATTGCAAGCAACAAATAACAGTACACCTGCGCAGCTGCTTTTGATTCTTTCTAAACTGTGCTACGAGCTACAAAACTCTGGCATCAACTGCCTATTATCGCAAGGAAACACTCTATTGGACAAAGCCAGCCATTTAGCAGAATCCGTATGCATACCAGATAGTTTGGGCATCAATCTTTGTAAACACGCTGGTGAAGGCGCTCAAACTTTATTAGACAGCTATGTCAATCACGTTGGATTAAAAGTCTCTCAAATGTTACGCGTATCTGTATTGTCAAGGGAATGGATTCGTGTACCGGAGCCTCGTGGAGTTCGTGCCGTCGCTCGCCGAGTCTTAGAAGCCTTGGCAGCTGCAGAACAAGACGCCTTACAATTATACGATTCCGGCACGACCACTCGCCAATCCAGTGACTCCAGCAGACGCACTCACAGTTTATCGGCATCGAAGCTTCCTTATCGCTCGAACTGGTCAAACGGCGTACTGGATTCCAGTCTGGCATCGAATATAAACAAACTGTTTTCAGAAAAGATTGAAATATTCAGTCCCGTTGAGCCGACTAAAGTATCGATTATGACGGGAATAGTGAAGATAAGTTTGAAAACGTTCCTTGAATGCGTCAGGCTTCGAACATACAGCCGCTACGGTTTGCAACAGATGCAAGTCGACATTCACTATTTGCAGTTATATCTGTGGCAATACGTTCACGATGaaaatttagtacatatattattggatGAAGTTTTGGGATCCGTTATCAACCGTTGCATCGATCCGAGACTTATGGAGCCAAGTGTCGTCGAAATAATATGCGAAAGAGGCTAG
- the TBC1D5 gene encoding TBC1 domain family member 5 — MEPSTSEPENSQELSNYPLIPQPKPTVCDELWISQGPQPCPQPLPSKEFSNSRESSTSSDTTENLSEQSITLKKYSSEWQQLSLGIDEVRRRALTGALRVSRLRSLYWAILLGVLPPASDQWIDVIRNNRKKYDILKSKYECNPRQPDYSADDPLSQNNESIWNQYFLNSELQSTITLDVVRTFPGVEVFKLGEIQTTMINVLFIFAKETPSLVYRQGMHEILAPLLFVLHSDHRAAEYVTLSEELSELMNPKFIEHDSYAMFEVIMHGIEKYYSIHEKMTVVLKQPVSRKKTCVDSKERVIEKESEVVRYLRQIKEEILSKYDLELAEHFETCDISLSLFGIRWLRVLFGREFSLQDLLVLWDALLAEGTDFSLTGYILVAMLIAIRMPLLTTDSMESLTILLNYPTTVDVQYVIEYALYLKHPDLYCKPATRSFNYFPIYKNRSSHSRKISTKKSATVSRVNRSNLDMSRIKIATSAEDSVIDGVLLQDTKNLREELSYANSVMSLCGLKLQQYETVLSKTLSKSLPASHPAHQALEGLKELRALLKTKYHSSADVEPALEADESGIIQSKNKQVSSMQSSQQGTSVTNTNENFVSKLPLAKDVQLKQIDIEKSESIDNLGMPCISPFGTSPD, encoded by the exons ATGGAG CCATCCACTAGTGAGCCTGAAAATTCCCAGGAGCTTTCGAATTATCCACTGATTCCTCAGCCAAAACCCACAGTTTGCGATGAACTATGGATAAGCCAAGGACCCCAACCTTGTCCACAACCTTTACCCTCCAAAGAGTTTTCAAACAGTCGAGAATCCTCGACGTCCAGTGACACTACCGAAAACCTTTCTGAACAAAGCATTACACTAAAAAAATActc atCTGAATGGCAGCAGCTTTCATTAGGTATCGATGAAGTACGTCGAAGGGCATTAACCGGAGCATTACGTGTTTCCCGTTTGAGAAGCCTCTATTGGGCAATTCTTTTAGGTGTTCTTCCTCCGGCATCAGATCAATGGATAGATGT aatacGCAACAATAGAAAGAAATATGATATACTAAAATCTAAATATGAATGTAATCCTCGACAACCCGACTATTCAGCAGATGACCCACTTTCCCAGAATAATGAG AGCATATGGAATCAGTATTTTCTCAATTCAGAACTTCAATCTACCATTACGTTAGACGTCGTCAGAACATTTCCTGGTGTAGAGGTTTTCAAATTGGGCGAAATTCAAACAACTATG ATCAATGTATTGTTCATTTTTGCCAAAGAAACGCCAAGTCTCGTATATCGACAAGGAATGCATGAAATACTAGCACCCCTATTATTCGTTTTACATTCCGATCATCGAGCTGCTGAATATGTTACGTTAAG tGAAGAATTATCCGAATTAATGAATCCAAAATTTATTGAACACGATAGTTA TGCAATGTTTGAAGTAATAATGCATGGAATCGAAAAGTACTATAGCATTCACGAGAAAATGACTGTAGTATTAAAGCAACCAGTGTCTCGCAAGAAAACATGTGTT gATTCAAAAGAAAGAGTAATTGAGAAAGAGAGTGAAGTTGTTAGATATCTTAGGCAAATAAAAGAAGAAATTCTTTCTAAATATGACTTGGAACTCGCTGAACATTTTGAAACATGTGATATTTCTCTATCTTTATTTGGgat TCGATGGTTGAGAGTTTTATTCGGACGAGAGTTTTCTTTGCAAGACTTATTAGTTTTGTGGGACGCTTTATTAGCGGAAGGAACTGATTTTTCTCTAACTGGTTATATATTAGTTGCCATGTTAATTGCGATAAGAATGCCAT TGCTAACTACAGATTCAATGGAAAGTTTGACAATACTGTTGAACTATCCCACGACGGTTGATGTTCAGTATGTAATTGAGTATGCGTTGTATTTAAAACACCCTGATTTATATTGTAAACCTGCGACTAGATCATTCAATTACTTTCcaatttataaaaatcgatCTTCTCACAGCAGGAAAATTTCTACTAAAAAATCAGCCAC TGTTTCCAGAGTTAATAGAAGCAATTTAGATATGAGCAGAATCAAAATAGCAACTTCGGCTGAAGATAGTGTAATTGATGGCGTTTTACTACAG GATACTAAAAATTTGCGTGAAGAGCTCAGCTATGCTAATAGTGTAATGTCATTATGTGGATTGAAATTACAACAATATGAAACTGTTCTAAGTAAAACTTTGAGTAAATCATTACCAGCTTCCCATCCTGCACATCAAGCATTGGAAGGCTTAAAAGag ttaCGTGCATTGTTAAAAACCAAATATCATAGTTCGGCTGACGTCGAACCGGCTTTAGAAGCTGACGAATCTGGAATTATTCAATCTAAGAATAAGCAAGTCTCTTCTATGCAAAGCTCACAACAGGGAACTAGTGTTACAAATACGAATGAAAATTTTGTGTCAAAATTACCACTGGCAAAGGATGTACAGTTGAAAcaaattgatattgaaaaatcaGAATCGATTGACAATTTAGGCATGCCGTGCATAAGTCCGTTCGGGACTTCGCCTGACTAG